The Syntrophorhabdaceae bacterium genome segment GCATATTTTGCTACCCTTATAAACCGTTTATGATGCCATGAAGACACTCTATATAGACCCGGTGTTCGGTATAAGCGGAGATATGATGATAGCTGCATTGATCCATGCAGGCTATCCTTTTGAGGAGTTTTTAAATACTGTAAAGAAGATGCCTCTGCCCATACCTGAGATAATCCCTGAAAGGCTCTCTCAAGGTGTAATAGAAGGCATTCACCTAAATATAGAACGCTCAGATATTCACCTTACCATAGATGAGATGTATAAGGTCATCCAGGAAATGGACATCCAGGAATCTGTAAAGTCCCATGCAAGGTCCATGCTCCATATAATCGTTGAGGCTGAATCAAAGATACATCATATAAGCCATGAAGAACTCCATCTCCATGAGCTATCAAACATAGATACGCTTATTGATTTAATCGGTGTGGCACACGGCATCCATTTCTTTGGTATTGAAGAGGTCTTCTCCGGTCCAGTTCCCTGCGGCAGCGGAACCATTAGAACCTCACACGGCATCATTCCCAATCCTCCACCTGTTACCTTAGAGATTTTAAAAGATTTTAATATGGTATTCTTTCAAGTTAACCTTGAGCTTACAACACCTACGGGTGCTGCTATTATAAGGCATTATGCAAGACCTCTAAATCAAACACCTGTCTTGAGAATTGAAAGTATTGGTTATGGTGTTGGAACATATAAGTCTGAAAGGCCTGATGTCTTGAGGGTTTTTATAGGAGATACCCCACATGAAAGGCAAAAAGACCATATATGGACTATAGAGACAGATATAGATGATATGGATATGGAGTATTTGGGGGCAGTGGCAGATAGGGTAAGGGATGCAGGTGCTGTTGATTGTCTTTTCTTCCCAGTTTATATGAAAAAGGGTAGGCTTGGGGTAAGGTTCTCTGTGTTGGTAGGGGATGATAGCCTCGAAAAGGTAAAAGATGCCGTATTTAAAGAGACATCTACCTTTGGTATAAGGATAAGAAGGGATTTTAGAGAGGTCTTAAAAAGGGAGATAAAAAAGATAGATACATCTTTCGGTGCAGTCCATGTAAAATACGGTTATAACCATCAAGATAAATGCATAAAGACCCATATGGAATTCGAAGATATAAAGGGACTTGCAGATAAGATGGGCATCCCCTACAAAGAGCTTTATGATGCAGTAAAGAAAGAGATAAAATAGAGTTATCAAATATACAGGTTTTTAACCTGGCCATTTATCCCTTAGGGGGGAGGGAATGAAGAATAGGTCATATACAGTCCTTGATATGCCTCGATCAGAAAGACCCAGGGAAAGACTGCAGAGATTGGGAGCAGAAGTATTATCTGCTCAAGAGCTTTTAGCAATCATCATAGGTAGAGGTATTGCAGGTAAATCTGTCATGACCATTGCCCAGGAGCTCATTACAACCTTTGGAAGTATAAAGGCAATCAGCGAGGCAAGTATTGAAGAGCTATCTAAGATAAAGGGATTGGGGAATGCAAAAGCTGTCCAGCTTAAGGCATGTTTTGAACTGGGCAGGAGAAAAGAAATAGAAACAGAATATGCCTATAAAGATTTGGAGATGAGTAATCCAAAGGCAGTGGCAGATTTGCTTCGTCATTCAATAAAGGACAAAAACAAGGAGCATTTTTTGTTGATTACCCTGAATACCCGCAATAAGGTGCTGGGCATAAATCACATATCCACTGGGACACTTAATGCAAGCCTTGTCCATCCCAGAGAGGTATTCAAAGAGGCAATTGCCTGTTGTGCCTCATCGGTCATAATCGCCCATAACCATCCATCAGGTGATCCAGAGCCATCCCAGGAGGATATAAATATTACAAGACGGTTGATAGATGCAGGAAAGATACTGGGCATAGAGGTCCTTGACCATGTGATAATAGGTCGAGGCACTGCAAAAAGTGCCATGGCAGATAAACATGTGGACAGGAAAGAAGATTACTGCAGTCT includes the following:
- the larC gene encoding nickel pincer cofactor biosynthesis protein LarC, with the protein product MKTLYIDPVFGISGDMMIAALIHAGYPFEEFLNTVKKMPLPIPEIIPERLSQGVIEGIHLNIERSDIHLTIDEMYKVIQEMDIQESVKSHARSMLHIIVEAESKIHHISHEELHLHELSNIDTLIDLIGVAHGIHFFGIEEVFSGPVPCGSGTIRTSHGIIPNPPPVTLEILKDFNMVFFQVNLELTTPTGAAIIRHYARPLNQTPVLRIESIGYGVGTYKSERPDVLRVFIGDTPHERQKDHIWTIETDIDDMDMEYLGAVADRVRDAGAVDCLFFPVYMKKGRLGVRFSVLVGDDSLEKVKDAVFKETSTFGIRIRRDFREVLKREIKKIDTSFGAVHVKYGYNHQDKCIKTHMEFEDIKGLADKMGIPYKELYDAVKKEIK
- the radC gene encoding DNA repair protein RadC, yielding MKNRSYTVLDMPRSERPRERLQRLGAEVLSAQELLAIIIGRGIAGKSVMTIAQELITTFGSIKAISEASIEELSKIKGLGNAKAVQLKACFELGRRKEIETEYAYKDLEMSNPKAVADLLRHSIKDKNKEHFLLITLNTRNKVLGINHISTGTLNASLVHPREVFKEAIACCASSVIIAHNHPSGDPEPSQEDINITRRLIDAGKILGIEVLDHVIIGRGTAKSAMADKHVDRKEDYCSLKEKGLI